The genomic DNA TTCGGGCAAGGAGCAAGAGGTCCTGCACCAAGCGGCTTGTCCGGTCCGCGGCCCGGTCGATCTCGACCAGGGTCTCACGGTAGTCGGAGGGGAGATCGGGATCGGCCAGCGCCAGGCTGGAGTTGGCCTTGATCACGGTCAGAGGGGTCTTGAGCTCGTGCGAGGCATCGGCGACAAAGCGCTTCTGTCGCTCAAAGGCCGCCTCCAGCCGCTCCAGCATCCCATTGAAGGTCTGGGCCAGTCGTGCGAACTCATCCTTACCTGGCCCCGGCACTCGCATCCGCTCCGACAGGTCCTCCACACCGATGCGTGCCGCGGCATCCGTTATCTGACGAACGGGTGCGAGCGCACGCCCCGTCAAGAACACGCCGCAGGTTCCCGCCAACAGCAGTGCCAGAGGAATCAGGGTGAGTAGCGTCCGTGTCAGGCGGTTCAGCTCCTCGTTCATGGGTGCCACGGACTCCGCAACTTGATAGTAGACGGCTTCATTGGTCTCGTCGGTGAGGAGCGCGACGGTGAAACACCGGCTCCCCGGGATCGAGCTATAGACCGGTTTCTGGGTTGCCTGAGCCTGTGCCAGTGCAACGGGGTCGAAGGCACTTAGCTCCGGCTGAAGGTAGTTTTTGCCACGGCTGTCATAGAAGGGATAGCGAAAGAGCTCTCCATCACGTCGCTCCCCAATATGCTTGGCGAGGCCCGGACGCCAGCGCTCAAAGGCAACCAGACTGTACTTACCGTCACGGGGAACATAACGCTGTGCCCGACGTTTTAGCTGCCAGTCGACACCTTCCCGGAGGGTTTGTGCGACCTGAACCCGTAGCATCACGCCAAGCGCTCCCAACACAATCGCAAAAACCAGCACATTTAAGACCGCGAGGCGGACACGAACACTCATGACGATTCTCCCTCGCCTTCCACCGGTCGGCGGAGGACATAGCCCACCCCATGGACGGTATGGATCAGCTTTATCTCGGCATCGGAGTCGATCTTACGGCGGAGCATGGTGATGTAGACATCCACCGTATTCGAGCCGGTTCTGCCTTCATCGCCCCAGATGCGCTCCAGCACGATCTCACGGGTCAAGGCGCGCCCCTCGTTCTTGGCAAGCGCCTCTAGGAGGCTGTACTCCCGCGGGGTCAGCGAGAGCTCCTCCCCAGCCCGTAGTACCCGCCGGGTCGTGGTGTCGATCTCAAGATCACGGATGGAGATCACGCTACTCTTATTGACCCCCTCACGCCGCAGGAGCGCCCGCACCCGCGCGAGGAGCTCCTCAAAGGCAAACGGCTTGGGCAGGTAGTCATCGGCACCGGACTCCAGCCCCTTGACCCGCTCCGGGACGGCATCCCGCGCGGTGAGCATGAGAATCGGCGTTCGGTCTCGGCGAGCCCGTAGGCGACGGCAGAGCTCCAGGCCATCGAGCCCCGGCAGCATCAGGTCGAGGAGGATCAGCGCGTAGCCCCCCTCTTTGGCAAGCTCCCAGCCGCTCAGGCCATCCTCGGCCAGCTCGATCTGGTAGCCCGCACGCTCCAGCCCCCGCTTCACCACGGAAGCGATCGGGGCTTCGTCTTCTACCATCAAGATTCGCACGCTCTGTTATATCGCCGCCAGACCGTGCGTGCATTCATGGATTTTTAACGCAAAAAGCCCAAGCGGACGAACCGCTCGGGCTTTTTGTCGGCACTGTCTGTGTTTAGATGTGCGCGGAGAGCTTCTCGGCGATCACCTGGCGGGGGGCAAGGCCCACCATGCCATCGACCTGCTTGCCGCCCTTGAAGATCAGCAGCGCGGGGATGCTCTGGATCCCGTACTGGCCCGCAAGCTCCGGCTCCTCATCGACATTGAGCTTAACGATCTTGACCTTCTCGCCCAGCTGCTCGGCCACGGCATCGAGCTCCGGGGCGATCCGGCGACAGGGACCACACCAAGGTGCCCAGAAATCAACCAGGACGGGGACCTCGGACTTTAGAACCGTGGCCTCAAAATCGGCGGACGAAACCGCTGCTGCTGCACTCATCTTACTTTCCTCCAAACAGTCTTTAGAAAATCTTCCAATCACGTTACAACTGAGCTTTGTAATTAGTTCCCAAGAACTCGGAGCTCCTTGGACGAGACCGTGAGGCGCTCACAGCCCGCTGCGGTCACCAGCACGTCGTCCTCGATCCGGACGCCCCCAAAGCCCTCGATGTAGACCCCTGGCTCGACTGTCGCGACCATCCCCTCGGAGAGAGTCACGGTGGCCTTGGGCGAGAATGTCGGCAATGGCAGGTCGTGGACCACGCGTCCGAGCCCGTGCCCCAGCCCGTGCGGCATCTCGCCGTAGCCCGCCGCCTTGAGCTGCTCGCGCGCCAGCGTGTCCACACTCTTGCCCTCGACACCGGGCTTGATCGCCGCCAGTGCCGCGAGCTGCGCCGCCAGAACCGAGTCGTAGATATGGCGCATTTTTTCCGTCGGCTCCCCCCCCACGACGACCGTGCGGGTGATATCCGAGCAGTAGCCATCCAGCACGCAGCCAAAGTCCATCAGCACGAACTCCGGCCCGCCCGACGAGCCAATCACCCGCTCCGACGCCCGCCCGTGGATCAGTGCCGCGTTGGGACCGCTGCCCACAATTGGGTCAAAGCTCAGCTTCTGCGCCCCATTCAGCCGGAAGAACGACTCCAGCTCCCACGCCACCCGCGCCTCGGTCATGCCAGGCTTGATGAAGCCGCACAGGTGCTCAAAACACGCATCAGCAAGCTTGCAGGCCGCCCGAATCTTGGCGATCTCGCTCTCATCCTTGATCGCCCGAAGCGCCTCCACATCGCCGGAGCGCGGAAAGAGCGCTTGCTGCGCCCGGTCATCGGGGTCGAGGGTCTTGTCCAGGGTCAGGAACGCACTGTAGGGAATGTGGTCCGCCTCAAACCCGATACAGAAAACGGGCGCAGTATCTCGGAGCCACTCCCCCGCCGCGACCAGCAAGACACTACTGGGCGGCAGGATCACCTGCTCAAAGCCCGGAACCTCGCGCTCCGCCTGCTGGGCATAGCGGCCATCCGTGAAGAATCGCGCATCGGTCTTTGTCACCACCACCAGCCCACTCGACCCCGAGAAGCCTGTCAAGTACCGCACGTTTTCAATATTGGAGACCACAAACGCATCGATGCGCCGGAACTTATCAGCTTCTAGCTCAAAGCGCGCACGCAGCCCTGCGACACGCTGGGGAAAGGCAAAATCACTCATGCGAACTAGCTTACCCTCTAACCCCCGTGAAACGGGGGAACAATAAGGAAAAATCAATTTTGTCCCCCCGCCGGGCGGGGGTTAGGGGGGGGGCTCTGGTAAAATCCCCCCATGTCTTCGATTCAAACCATGCGCGGTGTGGCGTTTGCCCCGCGTGAGACCGTGCGCGTTGCGCTGATTGGCTGTGGGGGCCGTGGCCGGGGGATGCTGGGTGAGCTCCTTGCGGTGCAGGGCGTGGAGATCGTCTCGGTCTTCGATGTCAGCGAGGAATCGGCCCAGAAAGCGGTCGCGGCGGTGGTCAAGAAGGAGCGCCCCGCACCCCGGATGGTCGTGGGCGGGGATGTGCGCCAAGTGCTCGACCCGGATGCCATCGACTTGGCCTATATCGCTACGCCTTGGCTCCAGCATGTCCCCTACGCGGTCGCGGCGATGGAAGCCGGGGTCCATGCCGCGGTCGAGGTGCCCGCGGCGGTGACCCTCGACGAGTGCTGGGAGCTGGTGGAGACCAGCGAGCGCACCCGCCGGCACTGTGTCCAGCTGGAGAACTGCTGCTACGGCTACAACGAGCTGATGATGATCCACCTCGCCCATACCGGCAAGCTTGGAACTCTCACCCACGGCGAGGCGGCCTACATCCATGACCTGCGCCACCTGCTCCTCTCCGACCACAGCGAGGGCCTCTGGCGCCGTGAGCCGCACAAGACCAGCGATGGCAACTTCTACCCAACCCACGGTCTCGGCCCGGTCGCGCAGGCCATGGGAATCCACCGCGGCGATCGGTTCGTCCGGCTGGTCTCGATGAGCAGCTGCGAGGCCAGCATGAGCGAGACGCGCGATGCCATTATTGACGAAGGCAATGCAAAGCGCCTTGAGACCTACAAAGCGGGCGACATGAACACCAGCCTGATCCAGACGGCGAAGGGCCGGACGATCATGCTCCAGCACGATGTGGTGACGCCGCGGCCCTACAGCCGGGGGACGCTCCTTCAGGGCAGCAAGGGGACGTTTCGAGACTGGCCCGCCGGGGTCTTTCTGGAGGCCGATCCGAAGAACCCGCACCACGGCGACTGGGCCGCGCTGGAGACGCTCAAGGACGAGTTCGAGCCGCCGCTCTGGCGGGAGTGGGGCGCTAAGGCACGGGAGACGGGCGGCCACGATGGCATGGACTTCATGATGAACTTCCGGCTGGTCCAGTGCCTCCGTGAGGGCCTCGCTCCCGATATGGATGTCTACGATGCCGCCGCCTGGAGCGCCCCCGGCCCGCTCTCCGAGGACTCCGTGCGCCAGGGCAGCCTGCCGGTCACCTTCCCCGACTTCACCCGCGGCCACTGGGAGTAAACCCGGCACGGTACAATAGTCGTCATTATGTCTGACACACCCGACGAGATCGAGCTTACCGACGAAGAGCGCGCCATGAGCGCCATCCACCCCGACCGCCTGCGCAAGCTGGAAGCCCTGCGGGCGGCGGGCCGCGACCCGTTTGCCCACGAGGTCTGGAAGCGCTCCTGCCCCCTAGCACAGATTCGCGCCAATCACGAGACACTTGCCGGAACCATGGTGAGTGTCGCCGGGCGCGTGAGTAGCCTGCGCCTGCCGTTTCTGGGCCTGCAAGACGAGTCTGGCGACGGCCAGGTGTTTGTCTCCAAGGACGATGCCACGGAGATTCAGGAGTACATCAAGGAGTTCGTGGACCTGGGCGACTTTGTCGGCGCTGAGGGCGAGGTATTCCAGACCCAAAAGGGCGACTGGGCCGTGCGGGTGACGAGCCTAGAGCTGATCTCCAAGGCGCTCCGTCAGCCGCCGTTCCCCAAGGTCTACTACAAGAACGGCGAGAAGCGTGTCCAAGGCGGCCTCAAGGATGTCGAGATCCGCTACCGCCAGCGCTATGTCGATCTGTTTGTGAACCAAGACGCCCGCGAGACCCTCAAAAAGCGCATGCAGGTCACCCGCGCCGTCCGGGAGTTTCTCGACAGCGTGGACTACCTTGAGGTCGAGACCCCGGTTCTCGTCACCGAGGCGACCGGAGCGGCGGCACGGCCCTTCAACACGCGCCACAACGCCGAGAAGCTGGACATGCACCTGCGCATCTCGCTGGAGCTGCCCCTGAAGCGGCTGATTGTCGGGGGGATCGAGAAGGTCTACGAGATCGGGCGGGTGTTCCGCAATGAGGGGGTCGATAAGGACCACAACCCGGAGTTCACTCTCCTAGAGCTCTACGAGGCCTACACGAATCTTGAGGGCATGATGGATATTGTCGAGCGCATGTTCCGCCATATCTGCAACACGGTGATCGGCGGCGATATCCTCACCCTCCCCGATGGCACGGAGCTGGACTTCTCCAAGCCCTGGCGGCGCCTGCCGATGCTCCAGGGAATCGAGGAGAACTCCGGCGGCCGCATCACGCGCGACCAGCTCCTTGATCTGGAGAGCGCCAAGGCCGCGCTCGCTCGTGTTGGCGGTGATCCAGAGAAAGAGACGACAGTCGGGGGGATTATCGAGAAGCTCAACGAGCTCCTCACCGAGCCGACCCTGATCCAGCCGACCTTCATCACGGACTTCCCCTACGAGACCAGCCCGCTGGCCCGCAAGAAGCCCGGCGAGCCGCACCTGACACGGCGCTTTGAGTGCTATATCGCGGGCCGGGAGACGGGAAATGCCTTCTCGGAGATCAACGACCCGCTCGACCAGAAAGAGCGCTTTGAGTTCCAGGCGGGCCAAGCGGCGGCAGGCGATGAGGAAGCGCACCCCTACGATGCCGACTACATCCGCGCCCTAGAGTACGGCATGCCTCCCACGGGCGGCTTCGGAATGGGCCTCGACCGTGTGGCGATGCTCTTCACGGGCGCGCCGAGCATCCGGGATATTATCTACTTCCCGCTCATGCGAC from Armatimonas rosea includes the following:
- a CDS encoding sensor histidine kinase, coding for MSVRVRLAVLNVLVFAIVLGALGVMLRVQVAQTLREGVDWQLKRRAQRYVPRDGKYSLVAFERWRPGLAKHIGERRDGELFRYPFYDSRGKNYLQPELSAFDPVALAQAQATQKPVYSSIPGSRCFTVALLTDETNEAVYYQVAESVAPMNEELNRLTRTLLTLIPLALLLAGTCGVFLTGRALAPVRQITDAAARIGVEDLSERMRVPGPGKDEFARLAQTFNGMLERLEAAFERQKRFVADASHELKTPLTVIKANSSLALADPDLPSDYRETLVEIDRAADRTSRLVQDLLLLARTDHAQLPLKENEISAAMLFSAAISEAHKLYPDGATLRQEVSQECFWGDSHLLHRLLLNLLDNALRHTSKEGTVTLSAQPSGFTVTDTGEGIPAEHLAHLGERFYRVDSARARTGGGTGLGLAISRAIVEAHGGTLEIQSEVGKGTTVRVTLAPHE
- a CDS encoding response regulator transcription factor, with protein sequence MRILMVEDEAPIASVVKRGLERAGYQIELAEDGLSGWELAKEGGYALILLDLMLPGLDGLELCRRLRARRDRTPILMLTARDAVPERVKGLESGADDYLPKPFAFEELLARVRALLRREGVNKSSVISIRDLEIDTTTRRVLRAGEELSLTPREYSLLEALAKNEGRALTREIVLERIWGDEGRTGSNTVDVYITMLRRKIDSDAEIKLIHTVHGVGYVLRRPVEGEGESS
- the trxA gene encoding thioredoxin, translating into MSAAAAVSSADFEATVLKSEVPVLVDFWAPWCGPCRRIAPELDAVAEQLGEKVKIVKLNVDEEPELAGQYGIQSIPALLIFKGGKQVDGMVGLAPRQVIAEKLSAHI
- a CDS encoding M24 family metallopeptidase, with translation MSDFAFPQRVAGLRARFELEADKFRRIDAFVVSNIENVRYLTGFSGSSGLVVVTKTDARFFTDGRYAQQAEREVPGFEQVILPPSSVLLVAAGEWLRDTAPVFCIGFEADHIPYSAFLTLDKTLDPDDRAQQALFPRSGDVEALRAIKDESEIAKIRAACKLADACFEHLCGFIKPGMTEARVAWELESFFRLNGAQKLSFDPIVGSGPNAALIHGRASERVIGSSGGPEFVLMDFGCVLDGYCSDITRTVVVGGEPTEKMRHIYDSVLAAQLAALAAIKPGVEGKSVDTLAREQLKAAGYGEMPHGLGHGLGRVVHDLPLPTFSPKATVTLSEGMVATVEPGVYIEGFGGVRIEDDVLVTAAGCERLTVSSKELRVLGN
- a CDS encoding Gfo/Idh/MocA family protein: MSSIQTMRGVAFAPRETVRVALIGCGGRGRGMLGELLAVQGVEIVSVFDVSEESAQKAVAAVVKKERPAPRMVVGGDVRQVLDPDAIDLAYIATPWLQHVPYAVAAMEAGVHAAVEVPAAVTLDECWELVETSERTRRHCVQLENCCYGYNELMMIHLAHTGKLGTLTHGEAAYIHDLRHLLLSDHSEGLWRREPHKTSDGNFYPTHGLGPVAQAMGIHRGDRFVRLVSMSSCEASMSETRDAIIDEGNAKRLETYKAGDMNTSLIQTAKGRTIMLQHDVVTPRPYSRGTLLQGSKGTFRDWPAGVFLEADPKNPHHGDWAALETLKDEFEPPLWREWGAKARETGGHDGMDFMMNFRLVQCLREGLAPDMDVYDAAAWSAPGPLSEDSVRQGSLPVTFPDFTRGHWE
- the lysS gene encoding lysine--tRNA ligase, with amino-acid sequence MSDTPDEIELTDEERAMSAIHPDRLRKLEALRAAGRDPFAHEVWKRSCPLAQIRANHETLAGTMVSVAGRVSSLRLPFLGLQDESGDGQVFVSKDDATEIQEYIKEFVDLGDFVGAEGEVFQTQKGDWAVRVTSLELISKALRQPPFPKVYYKNGEKRVQGGLKDVEIRYRQRYVDLFVNQDARETLKKRMQVTRAVREFLDSVDYLEVETPVLVTEATGAAARPFNTRHNAEKLDMHLRISLELPLKRLIVGGIEKVYEIGRVFRNEGVDKDHNPEFTLLELYEAYTNLEGMMDIVERMFRHICNTVIGGDILTLPDGTELDFSKPWRRLPMLQGIEENSGGRITRDQLLDLESAKAALARVGGDPEKETTVGGIIEKLNELLTEPTLIQPTFITDFPYETSPLARKKPGEPHLTRRFECYIAGRETGNAFSEINDPLDQKERFEFQAGQAAAGDEEAHPYDADYIRALEYGMPPTGGFGMGLDRVAMLFTGAPSIRDIIYFPLMRPESGH